CGGCGAGAATATCCACCGCGAGGGCATCCTGCGCACCACCACCGTGCCCGCGCGGCTCAGCACGGCGCAGCGCACCGATGCGGTGCTGCTGGCGGCCAAGATCCTGAATGCGCTGAACTATGTGGGCGTCATGGGGGTGGAGCTCTTCGTGACGCCGCAGGGCCTGCTGGTGAACGAGATCGCGCCGCGTGTGCACAATTCCGGCCACTGGACGCAGAACGGCTGCACCATCGACCAGTTCGAGCAGCATATCCGCGCCGTCGCCAACTGGCCGCTGGGCGATGGCAGCCGCTATGCCGATGTGCAGATGGAGAACCTGATCGGCGACGATCTCGACAAGCTGCCCGAGCTTGCGGGCGAGGCGGATACGGCAATCCATCTCTACGGCAAGGAGGCGGTGAAGCCGGGCCGCAAGATGGGCCATGTGAACCGGATCGTGCGCGGCTGAGGCGTCGCGCGCTCTAGATCAGCCGTTCGGCGATCCCGCCCGACAGCCAGGCCATCTCTCCGCCCGCCATGGTCATCACGATCCGCCGGGTCTCGCGCTCCATCACCACCAGATCGGCGCGCAGCCCGGGCTCCAGCCGCCCCCGGTCCTCCAGCCCCAGCAGCCGCGCCGGCCCCTCCGACACCAGCCGCCAGGCCGCGACCTCGTCGAGCAGGCCCAGCTCGACGCAGCGCCAGGCGGCGCGGGCCGGGGCAGGGTAGTGGTAATCCGAGGCCAGCGCGTCGCAGAGCCCCGCCGCGATCAGCTCGGACGCGGCGATATTGCCGGCATGGCTCGCCCCCCGCACCACGTTGGGCGCGCCCAGCACCACCGAATCGCCGCCCTCTCTCGCTGCCCGTGCCGCCTCCAGCGTCTCCGGAAACTCCGACACATGGGCGCCCCGCCCGCGCCAGAGCGCGCGGGTGTCCGCATTGCGGTCGTCATGGCTGCCCATGCGCACGCCCCGCGCCGCCAGCCGTGCGCAGAGCGCATCCAGCGCTTCGGGCACCTCGTCGCTGCGCGCATGCAGCGCCTGCATCAGCGCCA
The window above is part of the Salipiger abyssi genome. Proteins encoded here:
- a CDS encoding alpha-D-ribose 1-methylphosphonate 5-triphosphate diphosphatase; its protein translation is MIALCFENARVLRPGGWDAAPLAIAGGKIVDELGVRRVDLTGYDILPGIVDAHGDGFERHMAPRRGALRERASGVAACAAELAANGITTAMLAQFWSWEGGMRGPEFAEEVFASVAEVAPTVPIDLRLQLRLETHFLDSFDAAEAAMARWGIGYVVFNDHLPHVRLAEGRKPPRLTGQALKSGRSPEAHLALMQALHARSDEVPEALDALCARLAARGVRMGSHDDRNADTRALWRGRGAHVSEFPETLEAARAAREGGDSVVLGAPNVVRGASHAGNIAASELIAAGLCDALASDYHYPAPARAAWRCVELGLLDEVAAWRLVSEGPARLLGLEDRGRLEPGLRADLVVMERETRRIVMTMAGGEMAWLSGGIAERLI